A window of Luteolibacter flavescens contains these coding sequences:
- a CDS encoding YheT family hydrolase encodes MPVVPSRYRAPAWLRGGHLQTIVPALFRKVPPLEMRRERLELPDGDFLDLDWSTRGNDRLVILSHGLEADSKATYIQGMARALQARGWDVLAWNYRGCSGESNRLLKFYHSGASDDLDHVVRHALAVHRASRVDLVGFSLGGNMTLKYLGERGDARDIDPRLHRAAAFSVPCDLACSSARLSSAINRHIYMRRFLVSLRRKLAEKRPRFPDRIDLRGAWKIRDFRGFDDRYTAPLHGFADAEDYWRRSSSRPFLPRIAIPALLVNAANDPFLGPGCFPREEAEASACFHLEVPQDGGHCGFHGGGRGGESWAETRAAEFLAGE; translated from the coding sequence GTGCCTGTCGTCCCATCCCGCTATCGTGCCCCGGCGTGGTTGCGGGGCGGGCACTTGCAGACCATCGTCCCCGCGCTTTTCCGGAAAGTCCCGCCGCTCGAGATGCGCCGCGAACGCCTTGAGCTCCCCGATGGCGATTTCCTCGACCTCGACTGGTCCACCCGCGGCAATGACCGCCTCGTCATCCTGTCTCACGGCCTCGAGGCGGATTCAAAGGCGACCTACATCCAGGGCATGGCCCGCGCGCTGCAGGCCCGCGGCTGGGACGTGCTCGCCTGGAACTACCGCGGGTGCAGCGGCGAATCGAACCGCCTGCTGAAATTCTACCACAGCGGCGCGTCCGATGACCTCGATCATGTCGTGCGCCACGCGCTCGCCGTCCACCGGGCGTCGCGCGTCGATCTCGTCGGCTTCAGCCTCGGGGGAAACATGACGCTGAAGTATCTCGGCGAGCGTGGGGATGCGCGCGACATCGACCCGCGCCTGCACCGCGCGGCCGCCTTCTCGGTGCCGTGCGATCTCGCGTGCTCGTCCGCCCGGCTTTCCTCCGCCATCAACCGCCACATCTACATGCGGCGCTTCCTCGTCTCGCTGCGGAGGAAGCTCGCCGAAAAGCGCCCGCGCTTCCCGGACCGCATCGACCTCCGCGGCGCGTGGAAGATCCGCGACTTCCGCGGCTTCGACGACCGCTACACCGCGCCGCTCCACGGCTTCGCCGATGCGGAGGACTACTGGAGACGTAGTAGTTCGCGGCCCTTTCTCCCGCGCATCGCCATCCCCGCGCTGCTCGTGAATGCGGCGAATGATCCCTTCCTCGGCCCCGGGTGCTTCCCCCGCGAGGAGGCGGAGGCCAGCGCGTGCTTCCACTTGGAGGTGCCGCAGGATGGCGGGCACTGCGGATTCCACGGCGGCGGCAGGGGAGGGGAGAGCTGGGCGGAGACCCGCGCGGCGGAGTTCCTCGCCGGCGAGTGA
- a CDS encoding HIT family protein, whose protein sequence is MSFTLHPRLAAGSFELGELLGCRVLLKNNAIFPWILIVPQVEEGIEDLHELDPETYGDVVVVIREVSDFVASHFHPDKLNVACIGNQVRQMHIHVVGRTEDDPAWPGVVWSFEGKREYRASEVQSIRTAWEVFTDQ, encoded by the coding sequence ATGTCCTTCACCCTCCATCCGCGATTGGCGGCAGGCAGCTTCGAGCTGGGCGAACTCCTCGGCTGCCGCGTGCTGCTGAAGAACAACGCGATCTTCCCGTGGATCCTCATCGTGCCGCAGGTGGAGGAGGGCATCGAGGACCTGCACGAGCTGGACCCGGAGACCTACGGCGATGTCGTCGTGGTCATCCGCGAGGTCTCCGACTTCGTCGCCAGCCACTTCCACCCGGACAAGCTGAACGTGGCCTGCATCGGCAACCAGGTCCGCCAGATGCACATCCACGTGGTGGGCCGCACGGAGGATGATCCCGCATGGCCGGGCGTGGTGTGGTCCTTTGAGGGGAAGCGGGAATACCGGGCGTCCGAGGTGCAGTCGATCCGCACGGCCTGGGAGGTCTTCACGGACCAGTGA
- a CDS encoding bifunctional folylpolyglutamate synthase/dihydrofolate synthase — MTYPESIDWLFSTQMFGIKLGLDGPRRLLKEYLAYPAHGVKVIHVAGTNGKGSTCAMIDSVARAGGHRCGLFTSPHLIDYRERIRVSGVEIPEDACADMLTELRALCETLDPHPTFFEITLALAMRWFRQCECEIIVLETGMGGRLDATTAVPADVCAITPVGLDHMQWLGDTVEAIAMEKAGIFVEGAPALSAPQEPGARRVLEKEANERRCPLTFIDAPLQGYPIALPGPHQRWNAALALECLHAADLRLDYEVVMHGLSSVRWPGRFERISRAGREVILDGAHNPQGAAVLASTWQEEFPGKKATLVFSAVAAKDIGGILSLVAPLAAVIHLCPVDTPRAVAPEEIAAVLPPGAPPHVCHPGFEAAMAAALAETVDGEVAGEGGKPRPILIAGSLFLVGEAKAWLEGGSFQASTQ; from the coding sequence GTGACCTACCCTGAATCCATCGACTGGCTCTTCTCGACGCAGATGTTCGGCATCAAGCTCGGGCTCGATGGGCCGCGGCGCTTGCTGAAGGAATACCTCGCCTATCCCGCCCATGGCGTGAAGGTCATCCACGTCGCCGGGACGAATGGCAAGGGCAGCACCTGCGCGATGATCGACTCGGTCGCCCGCGCCGGGGGCCATCGCTGCGGCCTCTTCACCTCGCCGCACCTCATCGACTACCGCGAGCGCATCCGCGTCTCCGGAGTGGAGATCCCGGAGGATGCCTGCGCGGACATGCTCACGGAGCTGCGCGCGCTGTGCGAGACGCTGGACCCGCACCCGACCTTCTTCGAGATCACCCTGGCGCTCGCCATGCGCTGGTTCCGCCAGTGCGAGTGCGAGATCATCGTGCTCGAGACCGGCATGGGCGGCCGCCTCGACGCCACCACCGCCGTGCCCGCGGATGTCTGCGCAATCACCCCCGTGGGGCTGGATCACATGCAGTGGCTCGGCGATACCGTGGAGGCCATCGCCATGGAAAAGGCAGGCATCTTCGTCGAGGGAGCGCCCGCCCTCTCCGCCCCGCAGGAGCCCGGCGCGCGTCGGGTCTTGGAAAAGGAGGCAAACGAGCGCCGCTGCCCGCTCACCTTCATCGATGCCCCGCTGCAGGGCTACCCCATCGCCCTGCCCGGCCCGCACCAGCGGTGGAATGCCGCCCTCGCGCTGGAGTGCCTGCACGCCGCCGACCTGCGGCTCGACTACGAGGTAGTCATGCACGGCCTCTCTTCCGTCCGCTGGCCCGGCCGCTTCGAGCGCATCTCCCGTGCGGGCCGCGAGGTCATCCTCGATGGCGCGCACAATCCCCAGGGAGCCGCCGTGCTCGCCAGCACCTGGCAGGAGGAGTTTCCCGGGAAGAAAGCCACGCTCGTCTTCAGCGCCGTCGCGGCAAAGGACATCGGCGGCATCCTCTCCCTCGTCGCCCCGCTCGCCGCGGTCATCCATCTCTGCCCGGTCGATACCCCGCGGGCTGTCGCGCCCGAGGAGATCGCCGCCGTCCTGCCACCCGGCGCGCCCCCGCACGTCTGCCATCCCGGCTTCGAGGCTGCCATGGCCGCGGCGCTGGCCGAGACCGTAGATGGTGAAGTTGCAGGGGAGGGGGGGAAGCCGCGCCCCATCCTCATCGCGGGCTCGCTCTTCCTCGTCGGCGAGGCAAAGGCCTGGCTGGAAGGCGGCTCCTTCCAGGCCAGCACCCAGTAG
- a CDS encoding type II toxin-antitoxin system RelE/ParE family toxin, translating into MIQVRLHEGAIRDLREILDQLSNDSERAVEQFYVELDAAAEFITRHPGAGHPCRRFRRWNFRKFPYHLIYIAPDGRGETWIMAVRHDRRHPGYGMRRRVPDPRIL; encoded by the coding sequence ATGATTCAAGTGCGTCTCCATGAAGGAGCAATCCGCGATCTTCGCGAGATTCTGGATCAACTGTCGAACGATTCGGAGAGGGCGGTGGAGCAGTTTTATGTCGAACTCGATGCTGCCGCAGAATTTATCACGCGGCATCCCGGGGCAGGGCATCCTTGTAGACGCTTCAGACGCTGGAATTTCAGGAAGTTTCCCTACCACTTGATCTACATAGCGCCCGATGGTCGCGGGGAGACTTGGATCATGGCGGTGCGTCATGATCGCCGCCATCCGGGCTACGGCATGAGACGCCGCGTCCCCGATCCACGGATATTGTGA
- a CDS encoding addiction module protein, with the protein MSEKPQALLEKALALDPEDRRWLAEALFESFSEDESDEEGIRIAEERLAEVERGEARMVPWEDAMRMLGR; encoded by the coding sequence ATGAGCGAAAAGCCGCAGGCCCTTCTGGAGAAGGCGTTGGCCCTTGATCCTGAGGATCGCCGCTGGTTGGCGGAAGCCTTGTTCGAAAGCTTTTCAGAAGATGAATCCGACGAGGAAGGCATCCGGATCGCCGAAGAAAGGCTGGCAGAAGTCGAGCGGGGTGAAGCCCGGATGGTTCCGTGGGAGGATGCGATGCGGATGCTCGGGCGATGA
- a CDS encoding basic secretory family protein produces the protein MKFRPLILLPLAAAPLLADVPEAKVETGHSASDAGFKFDSILPPATNDAATGAKFTVVSGTMDPNSGGLAVLNDGKIPSGDDEPRANFFFAGQGGRLALDLGKDVDIASLATYSWHSGERSAQNYKLYAAAGDAKAPAAGEDPATVGWVEVATVQTPADRTGQHGVTISSKKEGALGKYRHLLFDIKPNQDPRGFGNTFFSEIDVVEAGGPELTRYKAPEKQLTTFETEGGEFKIILDSTASPDLLPWFKEKAIPALQEWYPKVAHLIVIPGKTPEAPKTFRIELREGQIIPGRDGIPGYASGEQIVVSSKFMRDQKDGEALGCLIHEMVHIVQFGSGKRAARGVPVWFFEGATDYIRWYLFEPERNGTVIRNPDAVKYDDSYRTTANFMEWVMRTYTKDLIQKAHIAIHEGYSKDLWQTWTGKPVEELEKEWKEDLRKRLEKK, from the coding sequence ATGAAGTTCCGTCCCCTGATTCTACTGCCCTTGGCAGCCGCCCCATTGCTCGCAGACGTCCCGGAAGCCAAGGTCGAGACCGGGCACTCCGCGTCCGATGCCGGATTCAAGTTCGACTCCATCCTCCCTCCGGCCACGAATGACGCCGCCACCGGCGCGAAATTCACCGTCGTCTCCGGCACCATGGACCCGAATTCCGGCGGCCTCGCCGTGCTGAATGACGGCAAGATCCCGAGCGGCGACGACGAGCCGCGCGCCAATTTCTTCTTCGCAGGCCAGGGCGGCCGTCTCGCCCTCGACCTCGGCAAGGACGTCGATATCGCCTCGCTCGCCACCTACTCGTGGCACAGCGGCGAGCGCTCCGCGCAGAACTACAAGCTTTACGCCGCAGCCGGTGACGCGAAGGCCCCCGCCGCAGGCGAGGACCCGGCCACCGTCGGCTGGGTGGAAGTCGCCACCGTCCAGACGCCCGCCGACCGCACCGGCCAGCACGGCGTGACCATCTCCTCGAAGAAGGAAGGCGCGCTCGGCAAGTACCGCCACCTCCTCTTCGACATCAAGCCGAACCAGGACCCGCGCGGCTTCGGCAATACCTTCTTCAGCGAGATCGACGTCGTCGAAGCCGGCGGCCCCGAGCTCACCCGCTACAAGGCCCCGGAGAAGCAGCTCACCACCTTCGAGACCGAAGGCGGCGAGTTCAAGATCATCCTCGACTCCACCGCCAGCCCGGACCTCCTGCCATGGTTCAAGGAAAAGGCCATCCCCGCCCTGCAGGAGTGGTACCCGAAGGTCGCCCACCTCATCGTCATCCCGGGCAAGACCCCTGAAGCGCCGAAGACCTTCCGCATCGAGCTCCGCGAAGGCCAGATCATCCCCGGCCGCGATGGCATCCCGGGCTACGCCAGCGGCGAGCAGATCGTCGTCAGCTCGAAGTTCATGCGCGACCAGAAGGACGGCGAGGCCCTCGGCTGCCTGATCCACGAGATGGTCCACATCGTCCAGTTCGGCTCCGGCAAGCGCGCCGCCCGCGGCGTGCCGGTCTGGTTCTTCGAGGGCGCCACGGACTACATCCGCTGGTACCTCTTCGAGCCCGAGCGGAATGGCACCGTCATCCGCAATCCCGACGCGGTGAAGTACGACGACAGCTACCGCACCACCGCGAACTTCATGGAGTGGGTCATGCGCACCTACACCAAGGACCTCATCCAGAAGGCCCACATCGCCATCCATGAAGGCTACTCGAAGGACCTCTGGCAGACCTGGACCGGCAAGCCCGTCGAGGAGCTGGAAAAGGAGTGGAAGGAAGACCTCCGCAAGCGCCTCGAGAAGAAGTGA
- a CDS encoding addiction module protein has protein sequence MSEKPQALLDAVLSLDPEARRWLAEALWESFDDDEAVLQELDTRWNSLGENPDSWVSHDEVVKLLKRR, from the coding sequence ATGAGCGAAAAGCCGCAGGCCCTGTTGGATGCCGTGCTGTCCCTCGACCCCGAGGCCCGGCGCTGGTTGGCAGAGGCCTTGTGGGAAAGCTTTGATGATGACGAAGCGGTTCTGCAAGAACTGGACACCCGTTGGAACTCCTTGGGAGAGAATCCTGATTCTTGGGTCAGCCATGACGAGGTGGTGAAGCTCTTGAAGCGGAGATGA
- the accD gene encoding acetyl-CoA carboxylase, carboxyltransferase subunit beta, producing MGIFNKPPLRGARGRDSMPEGLWTKCPDCGAMLHTLELKQFHQTCHHCGHHFRMDAMDRIALLADEGTFEETDQDLVSANPLGFANYREKIEGMRAKTGMNDAVVTGRLAIGGQPAVIAVMDFKFFAGSMGSVVGEKITRAIELAIVEKRGVIIVSASSGARMQEGMLSLMQMAKTCGALARLSEAGLPYISLLTDPTTGGVTASFATIGDINLAEPKCMIGFAGPRVVKETTHQNLPPGFQTAEFMLDHGLVDAIVPRDKLRDKLAQLLSFMMPAA from the coding sequence ATGGGCATCTTCAACAAGCCACCTCTCCGCGGCGCACGCGGTCGCGACAGCATGCCCGAGGGCCTCTGGACGAAGTGCCCGGACTGCGGGGCCATGCTTCACACGCTGGAGCTGAAGCAGTTTCACCAGACCTGCCACCACTGCGGCCACCACTTCCGCATGGATGCCATGGACCGCATCGCCCTGCTCGCCGACGAGGGCACCTTCGAGGAAACCGACCAGGATCTCGTCTCCGCAAACCCGCTCGGCTTCGCGAACTACCGCGAGAAGATCGAGGGCATGCGCGCGAAGACCGGCATGAATGACGCCGTCGTCACCGGCCGCCTTGCCATCGGTGGCCAGCCCGCCGTCATCGCCGTCATGGATTTCAAGTTCTTCGCCGGGTCCATGGGCTCCGTCGTCGGGGAAAAGATCACCCGCGCCATCGAGCTGGCCATCGTGGAAAAGCGCGGCGTCATCATCGTCTCCGCCTCCTCCGGCGCCCGCATGCAGGAGGGCATGCTCTCGCTCATGCAGATGGCGAAGACCTGTGGCGCGCTCGCCCGTCTCTCCGAGGCCGGCCTGCCCTACATCTCCCTGCTCACCGACCCCACCACGGGCGGTGTCACCGCGTCCTTCGCCACCATCGGCGACATCAATCTCGCCGAGCCGAAGTGCATGATCGGCTTCGCCGGCCCGCGCGTCGTGAAGGAAACGACCCACCAGAACCTGCCTCCCGGCTTCCAGACCGCCGAGTTCATGCTCGATCACGGCCTCGTGGACGCCATCGTCCCGCGGGACAAGCTGCGCGACAAGCTCGCCCAGCTCCTGTCCTTCATGATGCCCGCCGCCTGA
- a CDS encoding ComF family protein, producing the protein MGTPHIVSSAAWRGWGRRVLDMVYPGRCHHCAAGLPAGRSLCDACAAELPSLREPFCLKCGEEFEGHAASLDDCPNCRGEKLAFDFARPALPHHPRLLEMIHGLKYGRHIELGEELARLAARSFQDDPRLSPALAERWPLVPVPLHRRRLLWRHFNQAEEIARPLAALTGLPMCRAIARTRPTDSQTSLTRAQRLQNLRGAFDLSREGGRSLAAGVPSGAIIVDDVFTTGATTSECARVLRKAGIQKVVVVTVMRG; encoded by the coding sequence ATGGGCACGCCGCATATCGTCAGCAGCGCCGCATGGCGAGGGTGGGGGAGGCGGGTGCTGGACATGGTCTATCCCGGCCGCTGCCACCACTGCGCCGCCGGCTTGCCCGCCGGTCGCTCGCTCTGCGATGCCTGCGCGGCCGAGCTGCCCTCCCTGCGCGAGCCCTTTTGCCTGAAGTGCGGCGAGGAATTCGAAGGCCACGCGGCGTCCCTCGACGATTGCCCGAACTGCCGCGGGGAAAAGCTCGCCTTCGACTTCGCCCGGCCCGCCTTGCCCCATCACCCGCGCCTGCTGGAAATGATCCACGGGCTGAAATACGGTCGCCACATCGAACTGGGGGAAGAGCTCGCCCGCCTCGCCGCCCGCTCCTTCCAGGACGATCCCCGGCTCTCCCCCGCGCTCGCGGAGCGCTGGCCGCTCGTCCCCGTGCCGCTCCACCGGCGGCGGCTGCTCTGGCGACACTTCAATCAGGCCGAGGAAATCGCCCGCCCGCTCGCCGCGCTTACCGGCCTGCCGATGTGCCGCGCCATCGCCCGCACCCGCCCGACCGACAGCCAGACCAGCCTGACGCGCGCCCAGCGGCTGCAGAATCTCCGCGGGGCCTTCGACCTCTCCCGGGAGGGTGGCCGCAGCCTCGCCGCTGGAGTGCCGTCCGGCGCGATCATCGTGGACGATGTTTTCACCACCGGGGCCACCACCAGCGAGTGCGCCCGCGTTTTGAGGAAGGCGGGCATTCAAAAGGTGGTTGTCGTCACCGTCATGCGCGGCTAG
- a CDS encoding CPBP family intramembrane glutamic endopeptidase, protein MEVSPGRLTFRRVRRGQQSDVLKILAYVAATLVLAAIISPWLYQLGKGLAEVTADKQTNKAIDALAKAAGRAEFPRFFDRAMMLSALVLIFPLTAWLRLGRAPGSYRDTPWSLRLPDNVISSDLGQPLRRNPQGWLQFGTGFIIAAGLLLLSGWLMLQAGCFMWKDAEASTRGAANLFQQPIDWAKSFKKVVPGALIVSLIEEVLFRGVLLGIFLRAMRATPAVIALSLLFAFVHFLEPSPYVRVPDPESSSAGFYLLGQIFARFANPLELVSGLTVLFAVGLVLAYARIRTASLWLPIGLHFGWVVGFGIFKSATWAVGGLPEITRWFVGTTLREGLLPLSVVAVTGVLVHIMTRVPEPPASYRS, encoded by the coding sequence TTGGAAGTTTCCCCGGGTCGCCTCACCTTCCGCCGCGTGCGACGTGGCCAGCAGAGTGATGTATTGAAGATCCTTGCCTATGTGGCCGCCACCCTCGTCCTCGCCGCGATCATTTCCCCGTGGCTCTATCAGCTCGGGAAGGGCCTGGCGGAGGTCACTGCGGACAAGCAGACGAACAAGGCAATCGACGCCCTGGCCAAGGCGGCGGGCCGTGCCGAATTCCCGCGCTTCTTCGACCGCGCGATGATGCTCTCCGCTCTGGTGCTCATCTTCCCGCTCACCGCCTGGCTGCGTCTCGGTCGTGCGCCCGGCAGCTACCGGGATACGCCTTGGTCGCTGCGCCTGCCGGACAATGTGATCTCGTCCGATCTCGGCCAGCCGCTCCGGCGGAATCCGCAGGGCTGGCTACAATTCGGCACCGGCTTCATCATCGCCGCCGGGCTGCTGCTGCTCTCGGGCTGGCTCATGCTGCAGGCCGGCTGCTTCATGTGGAAGGACGCCGAGGCTTCCACCCGCGGCGCGGCGAATCTTTTCCAGCAGCCCATCGACTGGGCGAAGTCCTTCAAGAAAGTGGTCCCCGGCGCTCTGATCGTCTCGCTCATCGAGGAGGTCCTCTTCCGCGGCGTGCTGCTCGGCATCTTCCTGCGAGCCATGCGGGCAACGCCCGCGGTCATCGCCCTCTCGCTGCTTTTCGCCTTCGTCCACTTCCTGGAGCCCTCGCCCTATGTGCGGGTGCCGGATCCGGAGTCGTCCTCGGCGGGCTTTTACCTGCTCGGCCAGATCTTCGCCCGCTTCGCGAATCCTCTGGAGCTGGTCTCCGGCCTCACGGTGCTCTTCGCCGTCGGTCTGGTGCTCGCCTACGCCCGCATCCGCACCGCCTCGCTGTGGCTGCCCATAGGCCTGCACTTCGGCTGGGTGGTCGGCTTTGGCATCTTCAAGTCCGCCACCTGGGCGGTCGGCGGCCTGCCGGAGATCACCCGCTGGTTCGTCGGCACCACCCTGCGCGAGGGCCTCCTGCCGCTGTCCGTGGTGGCTGTCACCGGCGTGCTGGTCCACATCATGACCCGCGTGCCGGAACCGCCCGCGAGCTATCGCAGCTAG
- a CDS encoding winged helix-turn-helix transcriptional regulator — protein sequence MTPPADMPQDAPVRTAPAYLSLDDRNRYRSLEEVVGCKWAVAVVAAIARGVKRPGALERFIPGISAKVLAERLKKLLEHGLAERTEYPGLPARVEYDLSPRGQRLAGIIEQLRELDTHYAAGEEAAP from the coding sequence GTGACACCCCCGGCCGACATGCCGCAGGATGCCCCGGTGAGGACCGCCCCTGCCTATCTCTCGCTGGACGACCGGAACCGCTACCGGAGCCTGGAGGAGGTGGTGGGCTGCAAGTGGGCCGTGGCCGTGGTGGCGGCCATCGCGCGCGGCGTGAAGCGCCCCGGGGCGCTGGAGCGCTTCATCCCCGGCATCTCGGCGAAGGTGCTGGCGGAGCGGCTGAAGAAGCTGCTGGAGCACGGGCTGGCTGAGCGCACGGAGTATCCCGGCCTGCCCGCCCGGGTGGAATACGATCTCTCGCCGCGCGGGCAGAGGCTCGCCGGCATCATCGAGCAGCTCCGCGAGCTCGACACCCACTACGCCGCCGGAGAGGAGGCTGCCCCATGA
- a CDS encoding MOSC domain-containing protein: MTTTATAIPMTSPATMDVLALHYGPATDVPGGGSGEWWDKDWRTGFYKVAHEGPQWLGYLGFRGDEVADTRVHGGVDKAVCVYPSEHYAHWNTIEDLEGLPTGAFGENLTTRGLVEEEVCIGDTFAIGTAIVQVSQPRQPCWKLARRWHVKDLAVQVERNGRTGFYFRVLRHGEVAAGDAFQLQERPHPEWTLARCNRIMHQREGGPDAARALAGCPALSASWKDGLWNRGRAKEADPAARREQPK; the protein is encoded by the coding sequence ATGACCACGACCGCCACCGCCATTCCCATGACATCCCCCGCGACCATGGACGTGCTCGCGCTGCACTACGGCCCCGCCACGGACGTGCCAGGCGGCGGCAGCGGCGAGTGGTGGGACAAGGACTGGCGCACCGGCTTCTACAAGGTGGCGCACGAGGGCCCGCAGTGGCTGGGCTACCTCGGCTTCCGCGGGGACGAGGTGGCGGACACGCGCGTCCACGGCGGCGTGGACAAGGCCGTCTGCGTCTATCCCTCCGAGCACTACGCGCACTGGAATACGATCGAGGACCTGGAGGGCCTGCCCACCGGAGCCTTCGGCGAAAATCTCACCACCCGCGGGCTGGTGGAGGAGGAGGTCTGCATCGGCGACACCTTCGCCATCGGCACCGCCATCGTCCAGGTCTCCCAGCCGCGGCAGCCGTGCTGGAAGCTCGCGCGCCGCTGGCACGTGAAGGACCTCGCCGTGCAGGTGGAGCGGAATGGCCGCACCGGATTCTACTTCCGCGTGCTGCGCCACGGCGAGGTGGCCGCCGGGGACGCCTTCCAGCTCCAAGAGCGCCCGCACCCGGAGTGGACGCTCGCCCGCTGCAACCGCATCATGCACCAGCGCGAGGGCGGCCCGGATGCCGCGCGCGCCTTGGCCGGATGCCCCGCCCTCTCCGCAAGCTGGAAGGACGGCCTCTGGAACCGCGGCCGCGCCAAGGAAGCCGACCCCGCCGCCCGCCGCGAACAGCCGAAGTGA
- a CDS encoding helix-turn-helix domain-containing protein, which translates to MSTKFNSVSDLLKKHGKPEAISEFDELLKGSSIVRTLVSKRIKAGLTQKDVAAAMGITQSAVSKFEASMDCDVTLGEIARYSEALDSPMTIQIGAPMSLVQSVKSHAFAMKHDLERLAALACENEEDSDFSHNVERFFAEAGFNLMAFLVDASDKLPASVAKARTSRFRVLDKEPYHSPGIDPKPAKKRKATA; encoded by the coding sequence ATGAGCACGAAATTCAATTCCGTTTCCGATCTGCTGAAGAAGCATGGGAAACCCGAGGCGATCTCGGAATTCGACGAACTTCTCAAAGGCTCGTCGATTGTCCGCACCTTGGTCTCAAAGCGGATCAAAGCCGGCCTGACGCAAAAGGACGTGGCCGCAGCCATGGGGATCACTCAAAGCGCCGTTTCGAAGTTCGAGGCGTCGATGGACTGCGACGTGACGCTAGGCGAAATCGCGCGTTACTCCGAAGCTCTCGACTCCCCGATGACCATCCAGATCGGCGCGCCGATGAGCTTGGTCCAGAGCGTGAAAAGCCACGCGTTTGCGATGAAGCATGATCTGGAGAGGCTCGCCGCCCTTGCTTGTGAGAATGAGGAAGACTCCGACTTTTCCCATAACGTCGAGAGGTTCTTCGCGGAAGCCGGATTCAACCTGATGGCTTTCCTGGTGGACGCTTCCGACAAGCTTCCGGCTTCTGTCGCGAAGGCCCGAACCAGCCGATTCAGGGTATTGGACAAGGAGCCCTACCACAGCCCGGGGATTGATCCGAAGCCTGCGAAAAAGCGGAAGGCGACGGCCTGA